The Humulus lupulus chromosome 4, drHumLupu1.1, whole genome shotgun sequence genome has a window encoding:
- the LOC133830652 gene encoding two-component response regulator-like APRR1 has protein sequence MERKQLNLNKDCDGVAGGEGCGGGGPGDGFIDRSKVRILLCDSETNSSKEVLPLLLKCSYQVISVRTARQVIDALNAEGPDIDIILADLDLPMSKGMKMLKYITRDKELRRIPVIMMSAQDEISVVVKCLRLGAADYLVKPLRTNELLNLWTHMWRRRRMLGLAEKNILSYEFDLVASDPSDANTNSTTLFSDDTDDKSRKNTNADMGMSSHQEDGETAATASIEPRTNILEYRFDVQGITNLQTGKFSSGPKKSELKIGESSAFFTYVKSSIIKNNSQAVAHVEAHAAQHLRFEEKRQACDNIVVVNTQAHENGEAWESYSQGDDVPSSTSVPDSHSMERSSTPPMQRELPKGNNFLKERFSNVQVHHENGVQMHQRNGPQHEDSSIPTQAAYPYCMSGVVNQVMISSSAQMCQKNPHELQNHATTVMMPQYNHLQQCPHLAGMTSFPYYPVSVCLQPGQMATNHSWPSFGNSSSPEVKLNKIDRREAALIKFRQKRKERCFDKKIRYVNRKRLAERRPRVRGQFVRKVNGVNVDLNGQPASAEYDEDEEDDEPLASMDSTPEEGGSGY, from the exons ATGGAGCGTAAGCAGCTGAATTTGAACAAAGACTGTGATGGTGTTGCCGGCGGCGAGGGCTGCGGCGGTGGTGGCCCTGGTGATGGATTTATTGATAGGAGCAAAGTGAGGATATTGCTTTGCGACAGCGAGACTAATAGTTCAAAAGAGGTTTTACCACTTCTTTTGAAATGCTCTTATCAGG TGATTTCTGTGAGGACTGCTAGGCAGGTGATTGATGCATTGAATGCAGAGGGGCCTGATATAGACATCATACTTGCTGATCTTGACCTTCCTATGTCCAAAGGCATGAAAATGCTGAAGTACATCACTCGGGATAAAGAGTTGCGACGCATTCCTGTGATCA TGATGTCAGCACAAGATGAGATCTCTGTTGTTGTAAAGTGCCTGAGGCTCGGAGCTGCAGACTATCTTGTAAAGCCTTTACGAACTAATGAACTCTTGAACTTGTGGACACACATGTGGAGGCGAAGGCGCATG CTTGGACTTGCAGAGAAGAACATTTTGAGCTATGAATTTGATCTGGTGGCATCAGACCCTAGTGATGCAAATACCAACAGTACTACTCTATTCTCAGATGACACAGATGACAAGTCACGCAAAAACACCAATGCAGACATGGGAATGTCTTCTCATCAGGAGGATGGAGAA ACTGCCGCTACCGCTTCTATAGAGCCTCGTACCAATATATTGGAATATCGATTTGATGTTCAAGGAATTACTAACCTCCAAACAG GGAAATTTTCATCTGGCCCAAAAAAGAGTGAATTAAAGATTGGCGAGTCATCTGCCTTTTTTACCTATGTGAAATCCAGCATAATCAAGAACAACTCTCAAGCAGTTGCCCATGTTGAAGCCCATGCTGCCCAACATTTGAGATTTGAGGAGAAACGTCAAGCATGTGATAACATAGTGGTTGTTAATACCCAGGCACATGAAAATGGAGAGGCCTGGGAAAGTTATTCACAAGGAGACGATGTGCCAAGCAGCACTAGTGTCCCTGATTCTCATTCAATGGAGAGATCTTCTACCCCACCTATGCAGAGGGAACTTCCAAAaggaaataattttttgaaaGAGAGATTTTCCAATGTGCAAGTGCATCATGAAAATGGAGTGCAAATGCATCAAAGAAATGGACCTCAACATGAGGATTCTAGCATACCTACTCAAGCTGCGTATCCATATTGTATGTCAGGGGTAGTTAATCAAGTTATGATTTCATCATCAGCTCAAATGTGTCAAAAGAATCCCCATGAGTTGCAAAATCATGCTACCACGGTAATGATGCCACAATACAATCATCTTCAGCAATGTCCTCATCTAGCTGGGATGACATCATTCCCCTATTACCCAGTCAGTGTTTGCTTACAGCCCGGTCAGATGGCTACAAATCATTCATGGCCATCTTTTGGAAATTCATCTTCCCCTGAagtgaaattaaataaaattgatagAAGAGAGGCTGCATTGATAAAATTTAGGCAAAAAAGGAAGGAGCGCTGTTTTGATAAAAAGATAAGATATGTTAATCGAAAACGACTTGCTGAAAGAAGGCCTCGTGTTCGGGGCCAGTTTGTGAGGAAGGTTAATGGTGTAAATGTGGATCTTAATGGCCAACCTGCTTCTGCGGAATATGACGAGGACGAAGAGGATGATGAGCCGCTTGCATCTATGGATTCTACACCCGAAGAGGGTGGTTCTGGATACTGA
- the LOC133832393 gene encoding uncharacterized protein LOC133832393: protein MTASWRRSRSQTAQYDKKIVEQLKVFEERHAEELRAVEGKYNEQLEATKVKYSEQLGAAEKKNAELLEQKAKLAEELRQHQATLLKAIETKEKYKEASLLNFKEASKLQDDLVISRKETEGLEERVKELEKTNVSNLERYKGATFNCFYTFWKHNREADFSYLSECLRQSQINRCLARFEEEERAKVPASPKISLATGIDGIEEEVGASVDQQTPQDPPTS from the coding sequence ATGACCGCCAGCTGGCGTCGCTCAAGATCCCAGACTGCTCAGTATGACAAGAAGATTGTCGAGCAACTTAAGGTGTTCGAGGAAAGACATGCTGAGGAGCTCAGAGCAGTTGAGGGAAAATATAACGAGCAACTTGAGGCAACCAAGGTGAAATACTCCGAGCAGCTTGGGGCAGCTGAGAAGAAAAACGCTGAGTTGCTCGAACAGAAGGCTAAGTTGGCCGAAGAGCTGAGACAGCACCAGGCTACTTTACTCAAAGCCATTGAGACcaaagagaagtacaaggaggcttctTTGCTTAATTTCAAGGAAGCCTCTAAACTTCAAGATGACCTGGTCATCAGCAGAAAAGAGACCGAGGGGTTGGAGGAGCGCGTCAAAGAGCTCGAGAAGACCAATGTcagcaacttggagaggtataaGGGTGCCACCTTCAATTGCTTCTACACGTTTTGGAAGCATAACCGCGAGGCAGACTTCAGCTATCTCTCTGAATGCCTGAGGCAATCTCAAATAAACAGGTGCCTTGCTCGCTTTGAAGAAGAGGAGAGAGCAAAAGTCCCAGCCTCCCCCAAAATCTCCTTGGCTACGGGCATTGATGGCATTGAAGAGGAAGTTGGGGCCTCCGTCGACCAGCAAACTCCTCAGGACCCTCCTACTTcataa
- the LOC133832394 gene encoding uncharacterized protein LOC133832394, producing the protein MNMGMNQSMGQPMGTQMGHFENISCVYCGEGHTFDNCPSNPAAVCYMGNQNRNGPYSNSYNPSWRQHPNFSWSNQGAAPSTPSMPPRPNFPPGYPPQAPQQRPQQQTMQSSSLESMLKEYIVKNEAMIQSQAASLRNLENQVGQLANELRNRPHGTLPSDTENPRSMGKEHCKAVTLRSWRRTRPSLGMRDTARIPQHCQPASSISKKPPPFPQRFQKQKLDSQFKKFLDMLKQLHINIPLVEALEQMPNYVKFMKDILTRKRRLGEFETVALTKECSSFLQTQAATEDERPWEFHHSIQLGIGEVRPTTVTLQLADRSLAYPDGKIEDVLVKVDKFIFPVDFIVLDYEEDREVPIILGRPFLATGRTLIDVQKGELTMRVQNEQVTFNVFKAMRFPDEVEECSVVSVVDSLASKELENNFDDPLERLLMFDSHVEDEDEYLAWLEASSQGLHTRKHFESLELSSRSFAAPKPSVEEPPELELKALPSHLRYAYLGKSSTLPVIVSAELSMEQEEKLLDVLRKFKKAIGWTIADIKGISPSLCMHKILLENNEKGSIEGQRRLNPIMKEVVKKEIIKWLDAGIIYPISDSSWVSPVPCVPKKGGITVVENKDN; encoded by the exons ATGAATATGGGAATGAATCAGTCAATGGGGCAGCCCATGGGGACACAAATGGGGCATTTTGAGAACATTTCTTGTGTGTATTGTGGTGAGGGTCATACTTTTGATAACTGTCCTTCTAATCCGGCAGCTGTATGTTATATGGGGAACCAAAATAGGAATGGCCCTTATTCTAATTCCTACAACCCATCATGGAGGCAACACCCTAATTTTTCATGGAGTAATCAAGGAGCTGCCCCTAGTACTCCTTCAATGCCTCCAAGACCAAATTTTCCACCGGGTTACCCCCCTCAAGCTCCACAACAAAGACCGCAACAACAGACAATGCAATCTAGCTCTCTTGAGAGCATGTTGAAGGAATATATAGTGAAGAATGAAGCCATGATTCAGAGCCAAGCGGCTTCATTGAGGAATTTAGAAAATCAAGTTGGGCAACTAGCTAATGAGCTCAGAAATAGACCCCACGGTACACTGCCAAGTGATACCGAGAATCCAAGGAGTATGGGGAAGGAACATTGTAAAGCTGTCACTTTGAGGAGTTGGAGAAGGACAAGACCGAGTCTGGGCATGAGg GATACTGCAAGGATACCGCAGCATTGTCAACCAGCAAGCTCAATTTCAAAGAAGCCACCTCCATTTCCTCAACGTTTTCAGAAGCAAAAGTTGGATTCTCAATTCAAGAAGTTTCTAGATATGTTGAAGCAGTTGCATATCAACATCCCATTGGTAGAGGCACTTGAGCAAATGCCTAACTATGTAAAATTCATGAAAGATATTCTTACAAGGAAGAGAAGGTTAGGAGAATTTGAGACAGTGGCCCTTACCAAGGAATGTAGCTCATTCTTGCAAACACAAGCTGCCACCGAAGATGAAAGACCCTGGGAGTTTCACCATTCCAT ACAATTGGGGATTGGTGAGGTTCGACCTACCACAGTGACTCTACAACTTGCAGATAGATCTCTTGCTTATCCAGATGGGAAGATTGAGGATGTCTTGGTAAAAGTTGATAAGTTCATTTTCCCAGTTGATTTCATTGTGTTGGATTATGAGGAAGACAGGGAGGTACCAATCATTCTAGGGAGGCCTTTTCTAGCTACTGGTAGAACTTTGATTGATGTGCAGAAGGGTGAACTTACTATGAGGGTTCAAAATGAGCAGGTGACTTTCAATGTTTTCAAGGCTATGAGATTTCCAGATGAGGTCGAAGAGTGTTCTGTGGTTTCAGTGGTAGATTCTTTGGCTTCAAAGGAATTAGAAAACAATTTTGATGATCCTCTAGAGAGACTCTTGATGTTTGATTCACATGTAGAGGATGAGGATGAATACTTGGCTTGGCTAGAAGCTAGCTCACAAGGATTGCATACAAGAAAGCATTTTGAATCTTTGGAGCTCTCCTCAAGGTCTTTCGCAGCCCCTAAACCATCAGTGGAAGAGCCTCCAGAGTTGGAATTAAAAGCTTTACCCTCACACTTAAGATATGCTTATTTGGGTAAGTCTTCCACCTTACCTGTGATTGTTTCAGCTGAGTTAAGTATGGAGCAAGAAGAAAAGTTGCTGGATGTATTGAGGAAGTTCAAgaaggccattgggtggaccatTGCAGACATAAAGGGCATTAGTCCTTCTCTATGCATGCATAAGATTCTGTTAGAAAACAATGAAAAAGGGTCTATTGAAGGGCAAAGAAGACTAAATCCTATCATGAAAGAAGTGGTGAAAAAGGAGATTATCAAGTGGCTCGATGCAGGTATTATTTATCCCATCTCTGATAGCTCATGGGTCAGTCCTGTCCCATGTGTACCAAAGAAAGGTGGGATTACAGTAGTGGAAAATAAAGACAATTAG